From Carassius gibelio isolate Cgi1373 ecotype wild population from Czech Republic chromosome B21, carGib1.2-hapl.c, whole genome shotgun sequence, the proteins below share one genomic window:
- the LOC127985638 gene encoding uncharacterized protein LOC127985638, with translation MGLTINTAKTVVICKWSANIPTAPPIFYVADEKLSIVPSFKYLGSIISEDNSIDNELQNRIKQASAAFGRLRRRVFQNQNLHLNTKICIYQAVCITTLLYSCEAWVTYSPHIKSLEHFHICCLQLILGITRCDRVPHTEILRRAGCKSIEATITQHQLRWLGHVIRMPYNLLPRRVLYGQLQLGQRSAGGQKKRFKDQIKTALKRCKIKPGDLENMAADRNTW, from the coding sequence ATGGGGCTGACCATCAACACCGCCAAAACAGTGGTAATCTGCAAGTGGAGTGCCAACATCCCAACCGCACCACCCATCTTCTATGTTGCAGATGAAAAACTATCAATTGTGCCATCATTCAAATACCTGGGGAGTATTATCTCTGAAGACAATAGCATTGACAATGAGCTCCAGAACAGAATCAAACAAGCATCAGCTGCCTTTGGGAGACTCCGGCGGCGGGTTTTTCAGAACCAGAACCTTCATCTCAACACAAAAATATGCATCTACCAAGCAGTCTGCATCACCACCCTCCTCTACAGCTGTGAAGCATGGGTTACTTACAGCCCCCACATCAAGTCCCTGGAACACTTCCACATCTGCTGTCTCCAGCTCATCCTGGGAATCACTCGGTGTGACAGAGTGCCTCACACTGAGATCCTGAGGAGAGCAGGCTGCAAGAGTATTGAGGCCACAATCACCCAGCACCAACTGCGCTGGCTGGGACATGTCATAAGAATGCCCTACAACCTTCTGCCCCGCAGAGTGCTATATGGCCAGCTACAACTAGGCCAGCGCTCTGCTGGAGGCCAGAAGAAACGCTTTAAAGACCAAATAAAAACAGCGCTTAAGAGGTGCAAAATAAAACCTGGGGACTTGGAGAACATGGCTGCTGACCGTAACACCTGGTAA